In Carassius auratus strain Wakin unplaced genomic scaffold, ASM336829v1 scaf_tig00000254, whole genome shotgun sequence, the following proteins share a genomic window:
- the LOC113068950 gene encoding galanin receptor type 2 encodes MFSMNSSHDCGSLSWELIRVLAPILDIIIMLIGLVGHSLVIYVLTGRKRKNGLQSLQGTDMLLLALSASDLLLLICLPFHTAAIALGYWPFSGILCKIISFLGVAGNSASVFTLSALAVTRYLIVVYPNWTYRFRMRRWLRVTVILIWVVAMALAAPQFAFRQLRTAPILCFAFLSDLSQLVYSTILFLFSFAFPLIIIVVMYTKLYSFLRRTRLQCTAPQLERYQNQVTKTSILLVLFFTICWLPSYVLMFLLIATNNSNIHTQTLNFAIIARLLASSSAVANPLLYAFMSNKFRRELLTLGRVCCKGNRCVMCPGSAIVEPFNPVELDTPPQP; translated from the coding sequence ATGTTCAGTATGAATAGTAGCCATGACTGTGGGAGTCTGAGCTGGGAACTAATACGGGTCTTAGCTCCCATTCTGGACATAATAATCATGCTGATCGGGCTGGTGGGACACTCGCTGGTCATTTACGTCCTGACCGGACGGAAGAGGAAGAATGGACTCCAGTCTCTTCAAGGGACAGATATGTTACTTTTAGCCTTGAGTGCTTCAGATCTACTGCTGCTCATTTGCCTGCCCTTCCACACTGCCGCTATAGCACTAGGCTACTGGCCCTTCAGCGGCATCCTATGCAAAATCATCAGTTTCCTGGGAGTGGCCGGTAACTCGGCAAGCGTATTCACTCTATCTGCATTAGCGGTAACACGGTACCTGATTGTGGTGTACCCCAATTGGACGTATCGTTTCCGAATGCGCCGTTGGCTGCGGGTTACTGTGATTCTCATTTGGGTGGTGGCCATGGCTCTTGCAGCACCTCAGTTTGCTTTCCGCCAATTGAGGACTGCGCCCATCCTCTGCTTTGCGTTTCTTTCAGACCTCAGCCAGTTGGTCTACAGTACCATTCTGTTCCTGTTCAGCTTTGCTTTCCCCCTGATCATCATCGTCGTCATGTACACTAAACTTTACAGTTTCCTGCGAAGGACACGACTGCAATGTACCGCGCCGCAACTGGAGCGCTACCAGAACCAGGTGACCAAGACGTCGATCCTGTTGGTGTTATTCTTCACCATCTGCTGGTTGCCATCCTATGTCCTCATGTTCTTGCTCATCGCTACCAATAATAGCAAtattcacacacaaactctcaaCTTCGCCATTATCGCCCGGCTGTTAGCGAGCTCATCGGCTGTAGCCAATCCACTACTATATGCTTTCATGTCAAACAAATTTCGCAGAGAGCTGCTGACATTGGGACGGGTGTGCTGCAAAGGTAACAGGTGTGTTATGTGTCCAGGGAGCGCCATAGTGGAGCCCTTTAACCCTGTGGAGCTGGACACCCCTCCCCAACCATGA